The nucleotide window TTCGTAGCTTGCCTCAAAACCAGATTCTCTAGCCTTGGGGCTTGGAACAGTTCTATATTGGTCTACATTTTTTTGGCCAACTCGTTGTTTTTCCTTCATTCGTTATACCTACTCATTGTCTTCTTGATTTTTATTTTCGCCGTCTTTATCTTTGCCATCGCAATGCTTATGGCCATGATGCATTGGGATAAAACCGTTTTCTTTCATTTTCTCAAATCTTTTTGCTAGTTTTACTTTAATTTTTTCGCCTTTTTCCTTCGTGATGATTCCAAACTCGACATGCTTGTCAATCATCTCTGATTTCTTCTGAAGGAGCTCTGAATGCAGCTTTTCTAACTCTTTCTTCTGCTTGTCTGTGAGTTCAACAGCCGGTTGTTGAGTTGCTCCATCGTTGTCATGATGATTTGCAAATACAGGTAATGCTAGTGCCATTGAAAAAATCAAAGCACTGAGTAAAATCGTAAGTTTTTTCATCTTTATTCCTCCAATTCGCTTTTTACAAATGTTAATATGTACCTATTTCCAGGAATTATCCAAAAAATATTTTTTAATCTGAGTATATTTGGAGATGTTGGGAGCAGAATAAAGCGTTTTTTAGATATATCAGCCACTTTTGGACGGATATCTGCAACTTTTAAAATATATCAGCCGCATTGGTGTGCATATCAGCCACTTTTTAGATATATCTGCAACTAGTAAACATTCTCATATAAATCTCGAGACAAGAGTGCTATAAATTGAAAAGAATATAAAAAGTCCCGCTAACTTTTGATTTAGCGGGACGTTGTAAGGTCAACTTAATTTGCAGCAGCTGCCTCAATTTCTGATTTTAACTTTTCTAAAATTGCACCACTTACAGTTGATACTTCATTCACATAGTATTCATGAACAGGTAGTGCTAATTCTTTAAAAGCCTGGCGTTGCTCTTCTGTTAACTCAATTACTTCAGTTGGATATTCTGTGTTAGTTTTAATTTTTTCTAGGAATTCAGTATTCTGCTGCTTTTGTAAGTCAAAAATCCATGGTTGTAATTCTTCAACTGTTTCGTCGATCAACGCACGAATATCTGCAGGTAAATCGTTATAGAAAGTAGGATTAACAGTTGTCATCGCTACATAGTTATTGTGATTTGAAATCGTCATATGGCTTTGAACTTCATGGAATGATGCATCTTCTATAAAGAAGATTGGATTTTCTTGGCCTTCCACAGTGCCTTGCTCAAGGCCTGTATAAAGTTCGCCCCAGCTCATTGGTGTTGGATTTGCACCGTATGCTTTGTAAGACTCAAGCATTAATGGTGACGTTTGTGTTCTCATTTTAAAACCCTTAAAATCATCTGGTGAATTTAACTCTTTATTACCAGTCCATTGTGTTGCGCCTTCTGTCCAATAAGCAAGCGGCTTAATGTTGTGCTCTTCATACTTTGCTGCAAGGTCCACGTTTAAAGCTTCGCTTGAGTTTAAAATTTCCTGTGTTTTCGCGACATCATCTGGGAATAGGAAATGCAGTGCGAAAAGCTGTCCTTCAGGAACCATTGTACCTGTAAAGCCTGGCGATACAATTGCGAACTCAACAGCGCCATTTTGAAGCTGTTCAACTTGGTTTACTTCACTGCCAAGTCCACCGAATTCATAAACATCAATCTTGATATTTCCATTTGACTTTTCTTCCATACGTTTTGCAAATTCTTCAGCATATTCATATTGAACTTGACCATCTAATTCTTCAGTAACAAATCTCCAATGATAGGATTTTTCTTCTGTTGATCCTTCGTCTCCGCTGTTTCCTTCCGGAGCTTCCTCGTTTGCTGTTT belongs to Bacillus sp. Marseille-P3661 and includes:
- a CDS encoding YckD family protein, which translates into the protein MKKLTILLSALIFSMALALPVFANHHDNDGATQQPAVELTDKQKKELEKLHSELLQKKSEMIDKHVEFGIITKEKGEKIKVKLAKRFEKMKENGFIPMHHGHKHCDGKDKDGENKNQEDNE
- a CDS encoding TRAP transporter substrate-binding protein, whose product is MFFKRKSLLLLSLLFALGLVLAACGGSETANEEAPEGNSGDEGSTEEKSYHWRFVTEELDGQVQYEYAEEFAKRMEEKSNGNIKIDVYEFGGLGSEVNQVEQLQNGAVEFAIVSPGFTGTMVPEGQLFALHFLFPDDVAKTQEILNSSEALNVDLAAKYEEHNIKPLAYWTEGATQWTGNKELNSPDDFKGFKMRTQTSPLMLESYKAYGANPTPMSWGELYTGLEQGTVEGQENPIFFIEDASFHEVQSHMTISNHNNYVAMTTVNPTFYNDLPADIRALIDETVEELQPWIFDLQKQQNTEFLEKIKTNTEYPTEVIELTEEQRQAFKELALPVHEYYVNEVSTVSGAILEKLKSEIEAAAAN